The following proteins come from a genomic window of Pararhodobacter sp.:
- a CDS encoding nodulation protein NodH — protein sequence MAFEYFVILAEMRTGSNLLESNLNAIDGIDCHGELFNPVFINTAGTDTYHGVSLAQRDADPWLLLNTLRAGGKRRMGFRLFHNHDPRIWQHALGDPACAKIILTRNPLESYVSRKIAAATNQWRLGNVKHRKQTQIAFDATEFETLLTRLQQTQLEIQHSLQTTGQTAFYIGYDDVNDLDVLNGLARWLGVGARLTDLPRTYKKQNPEPLEQKLSNPQDLAPGLARIDRFDLGRTPNFEIRRGPMLDVCVAGAKTPLLFQPLRGAPESSVIRWLAALDGVPEHDLPRDFDHGRLAQWRSANPGFRSFAVLRHPLKRAHSVFCSKVLTGQFAEVREHMARLFGVNLPDDPATLPADQHRDAFKAYLRFTAASLSGQTGLQPWPMWATQAAILDGFAQVAMPDAILREDTLAHDLAWLARRVGHLNPPAYTPEEPASAITLDQIVDEEIIGLAKDAYRRDYAQFGFAET from the coding sequence ATGGCTTTCGAGTATTTCGTGATCCTCGCAGAAATGCGTACCGGGTCCAACCTGTTGGAATCCAACCTCAATGCCATCGACGGCATTGACTGCCACGGCGAGTTGTTCAACCCGGTGTTCATCAACACCGCGGGCACCGACACCTACCACGGCGTCAGTTTGGCGCAGCGCGACGCCGACCCTTGGCTCTTGCTGAACACTCTGCGCGCGGGCGGCAAGCGGCGCATGGGATTTCGGCTGTTCCACAATCACGACCCGCGCATCTGGCAACACGCGCTTGGCGATCCCGCTTGTGCCAAGATCATCCTGACGCGCAATCCTCTGGAATCCTACGTCTCGCGCAAGATCGCGGCGGCGACGAACCAATGGCGGCTGGGCAATGTCAAACACCGCAAACAGACGCAGATCGCCTTTGACGCCACCGAGTTCGAGACCCTCCTGACCCGCCTGCAACAGACGCAACTGGAGATTCAGCACAGCCTGCAAACCACCGGGCAAACCGCATTTTATATCGGCTATGACGATGTCAACGATCTGGACGTGTTGAACGGCCTGGCGCGCTGGCTCGGTGTCGGCGCGCGGCTGACGGACCTGCCGCGCACCTACAAAAAGCAGAACCCCGAACCGCTGGAGCAGAAACTCAGCAACCCGCAAGATCTCGCGCCCGGGCTTGCGCGCATCGACCGTTTCGACCTGGGCCGCACACCCAATTTCGAAATCCGTCGTGGCCCGATGCTGGATGTTTGCGTCGCCGGGGCGAAGACGCCGCTGCTGTTTCAACCCCTGCGCGGCGCTCCGGAAAGCAGCGTGATCCGCTGGCTTGCCGCGCTCGATGGCGTGCCCGAACACGATCTGCCGCGCGACTTCGATCACGGGCGGCTGGCACAATGGCGCAGCGCCAACCCCGGCTTTCGCAGTTTCGCGGTGCTGCGCCATCCGTTGAAACGCGCGCATTCCGTGTTCTGCTCCAAGGTCTTGACCGGCCAATTTGCCGAGGTCCGCGAGCATATGGCGCGGCTGTTTGGCGTCAATCTGCCCGACGATCCCGCGACCCTGCCCGCCGACCAGCACCGCGACGCGTTCAAAGCCTATCTGCGCTTCACTGCTGCCAGCCTGTCGGGTCAAACCGGGTTGCAGCCTTGGCCGATGTGGGCCACGCAGGCCGCGATCCTTGATGGGTTTGCACAGGTCGCAATGCCCGACGCCATTCTGCGCGAGGACACGTTGGCACATGATCTGGCGTGGTTGGCGCGCCGCGTTGGTCATCTGAATCCGCCAGCCTACACGCCCGAGGAACCCGCAAGCGCCATTACCCTGGATCAGATTGTGGATGAGGAGATCATCGGCCTGGCCAAAGACGCCTATCGCCGGGATTACGCGCAATTCGGCTTTGCCGAAACCTGA
- a CDS encoding DUF2853 family protein: MGRRDELIAKYADDLKNKCGMQPDMALLTKVTIGCGPSIYDADASTVAGSQPGEIETVKKNFLIKKLGLTDGPALDEAIAAVINTYGKSERNKYRAVVYYMLTKHFGKESVYA; encoded by the coding sequence ATGGGACGTCGGGATGAGCTGATCGCGAAATACGCGGACGATCTGAAGAACAAATGCGGGATGCAGCCCGATATGGCGCTGTTGACCAAGGTCACGATCGGCTGCGGGCCGTCGATTTACGACGCAGATGCCTCGACCGTGGCGGGTAGCCAGCCCGGCGAGATCGAGACCGTGAAAAAGAACTTCCTGATCAAGAAGCTGGGCCTGACGGACGGACCCGCGCTGGACGAGGCCATTGCCGCCGTGATCAACACCTATGGCAAATCCGAGCGCAACAAATATCGCGCCGTGGTTTACTATATGTTGACCAAGCATTTCGGCAAGGAATCGGTTTACGCCTGA
- a CDS encoding lytic murein transglycosylase, giving the protein MRLTVIAAAFATLLAVPATAQSGCGGSWSSFIAGLRSEAISNGVPASTADRFFSQLRQDQNVLRSDRAQGFFQRPFVDFSQRLISQSRLNRARQLRQERASLFQAAERNYGVSPGIMLAFLAFETDFGAFQGDVNTANALATLAHDCRRPEIFRPQILAFAELYHRGELDPATTTGAWAGEIGMVQMLPRDILNLGVDGDGDGHVNLQRSMPDAVLSGAALLRHHGWRPNQPWMHEVAIPAGLDLSRTGLRTQMSVSDWERLGVRPRHGSLPSGNLSASVILPEGHRGPAFMIFDNFRVLFDWNQSFTYVATAAYFATRIEGAPVYTTGNAETGLDQNQMRRLQQALQARGFDVGGIDGILGAGTRAAVQDVQQQLGMPADGWPTPALLNRL; this is encoded by the coding sequence ATGCGTCTCACGGTTATCGCCGCCGCCTTTGCCACGTTGCTGGCCGTCCCTGCCACGGCCCAGAGCGGATGTGGTGGCAGTTGGTCCTCGTTTATTGCCGGTCTGCGCTCGGAGGCGATCAGCAACGGTGTGCCCGCCAGCACGGCCGACCGGTTTTTCAGCCAGTTGCGCCAGGATCAAAACGTTCTGCGCAGTGATCGGGCGCAGGGGTTCTTTCAGCGGCCGTTCGTGGATTTTTCGCAGCGCCTGATCAGCCAGAGCCGTCTGAACCGCGCCCGGCAGTTGCGCCAAGAGCGCGCCAGCCTGTTTCAGGCCGCCGAGCGCAATTATGGCGTCTCGCCGGGGATCATGCTGGCGTTTCTGGCGTTCGAGACGGATTTCGGCGCGTTTCAGGGCGACGTGAATACCGCCAACGCGCTGGCCACTCTGGCGCATGACTGCCGCCGCCCCGAGATCTTTCGGCCGCAGATCCTGGCGTTTGCCGAGTTGTATCACCGTGGCGAGCTGGACCCGGCGACCACCACCGGCGCCTGGGCCGGTGAGATCGGCATGGTGCAGATGTTGCCGCGCGATATCCTGAACCTTGGGGTGGATGGCGACGGCGACGGGCATGTCAACCTGCAACGCTCGATGCCGGATGCGGTTCTGTCGGGCGCGGCGTTGCTGCGGCATCATGGCTGGCGTCCGAACCAGCCCTGGATGCATGAGGTTGCGATTCCGGCGGGGCTGGACCTGTCGCGTACCGGGCTGCGCACGCAGATGTCGGTGTCGGACTGGGAGCGTCTGGGCGTGCGGCCGCGGCATGGGAGCCTGCCCTCGGGGAATCTGAGCGCCTCGGTGATCCTGCCGGAAGGCCACCGGGGCCCGGCCTTCATGATCTTTGACAATTTCCGCGTGTTGTTCGATTGGAACCAGAGCTTTACCTATGTTGCCACCGCCGCCTATTTCGCCACGCGAATCGAAGGTGCGCCGGTCTATACCACGGGCAATGCCGAGACCGGCCTGGACCAGAACCAAATGCGCCGTTTGCAGCAGGCGTTGCAGGCGCGCGGGTTTGATGTGGGTGGGATCGACGGCATTCTGGGCGCGGGGACGCGGGCCGCGGTGCAGGACGTGCAACAGCAACTGGGAATGCCCGCGGATGGGTGGCCAACGCCGGCGCTGCTCAATCGGTTGTGA